In Ochotona princeps isolate mOchPri1 chromosome 21, mOchPri1.hap1, whole genome shotgun sequence, a single genomic region encodes these proteins:
- the RBSN gene encoding rabenosyn-5 isoform X2 has product MWEPQELGAVRSHLSDFKKHRAARIDHYVVEVNKLIIRLEKLTAFDRVNTESAKIRAIEKSVVPWVNDQDVPFCPDCGNKFSIRNRRHHCRLCGSIMCKKCMELISLPFANKLTSASKDSLSTHTSPNQSPNSVHGSRRGSISSVSSVSSVLDEKDDERIRCCVHCKDTLLKREQQMDEKERTPEIAKLYEKLRLCMEKVDQKAPEYIKMAASLNAGETTYSLEHASDLRVEVQKVYELIDALSKKILTLGLNQDPPPHPNTLRLQRMIRYSATLFVQEKLLGLMSLPTKEQFENLRKKRKQETEMKRLKERQVALESRHKLQERHSSLNSWMANGELAALHGGPAPLRKAEGWLALSGSQGQSEDPDPLLQQIHNITSFITQAQAAGRSDEVRTLQENLRQLQDAYDQQQTEKAIELSRRQAEEEDLQREQLQMLREREWEREQEQVRAASLHVRTRSLDFGELGPFQRESGREPRAGPERALDLGPFLEQSGAAPNTSSPSPAWEPGLGQDFLPPASTAQPHEVPSRNPFEEEELSSSTEEKDTGLLPAAAASLSPAAHGPKEYNPFEEEEDEVVAGNPFTSPDSPAPNPFEEEDGPPPLRPASPPGPGNPFEEAAGPNPFDVDSDSGPEAEECIEEELLLQQIDNIKAYIFDAKQSGRLDEVEVLTQNLRELRRTLARQQGGPA; this is encoded by the exons ATGTGGGAACCCCAGGAGCTTG GTGCTGTGAGAAGCCATCTTTCTGACTTCAAAAAGCACCGAGCTGCCCGAATTGACCACTATGTTGTTGAAGTCAATAAGTTAATAATCAGGCTAGAGAAG CTCACTGCATTTGACAGAGTGAATACTGAGTCTGCAAAAATTCGAG CAATAGAAAAGTCCGTGGTGCCTTGGGTCAATGATCAGGATGTCCCTTTCTGCCCAGACTGTGGGAATAAGTTCAGCATCCGTAACCGCCGCCACCACTGCCGCCTCTGCGGGTCCATCATGTGCAAGAAGTGCATGGAGCTCATCAGCCTCCCCTTTGCAA ACAAGCTCACCAGTGCCAGCAAGGATtccctgagcacccacaccaGTCCCAACCAGTCGCCCAACAGTGTGCACGGCTCCCGCCGGGGCAGCATCAGCAGTGTGAGCAGTGTGAGCTCGGTCCTGGACGAGAAGGATGATGAGCGGATTCGCTGCTGTGTGCACTGCAAGGACACACTGCTCAAGAGGGAGCAGCAGATGGACGAGAAGGAACGCACGCCCGAGATCGCGAAGCTCTACGAG aaattgcGACTTTGCATGGAGAAGGTTGACCAGAAGGCCCCCGAGTACATCAAGATGGCAGCATCGTTAAA tGCTGGGGAGACGACCTATAGCCTGGAGCATGCAAGTGACTTACGAGTGGAGGTGCAGAAAGTGTACGAGCTCATAGATGCTTTAAG TAAGAAGATCTTAACCTTGGGCTTGAACCAGGACCCTCCACCACATCCAAACACCTTGCGGCTGCAGAGGATGATCAGATACTCTGCGACACTTTTTGTGCAG GAAAAGTTGCTTGGTTTAATGTCACTGCCAACCAAAGAGCAGTTTGAGAAcctgaggaagaaaaggaagcaggAGACGGAGATGAAGAGGCTCAAGGAGAGACAG GTTGCCCTTGAGTCCCGGCATAAACTTCAGGAAAGGCACAGCAGCCTGAACTCCTGGATGGCCAACGGAGAGCTGGCTGCTCTCCACGGGGGCCCTGCCCCTCTAAGAAAGGCTGAGGGCTGGCTCGCACTGTCAGGGAGTCAGGGGCAAAGTGAAGACCCCGATCCGCTCCTCCAGCAGATCCATAACATCACGTCATTCATCACGCAGGCGCAGGCTGCCGGCCGCAGCGACGAGGTACGTACGCTGCAGGAGAACCTGCGGCAGCTGCAGGATGCCTATGACCAGCAGCAGACGGAGAAGGCCATCGAACTGTCCCGGAGGCAGGCCGAGGAGGAGGACCTGCAGCGGGAGCAGCTGCAGATGCTCAGGGAGCGCGAGTGGGAGCGGGAGCAGGAGCAGGTCCGGGCCGCGTCCCTGCATGTGCGCACTCGGTCCCTGGACTTTGGAGAGCTTGGGCCTTTCCAGCGGGAGTCTGGCAGAGAGCCTCGCGCCGGCCCGGAGCGTGCTCTGGATCTGGGCCCCTTCTTAGAGCAGAGCGGCGCGGCTCCCAACACCtcttcccccagcccagcctgggagccCGGCCTCGGCCAGGACTTCCTTCCCCCGGCCTCCACAGCGCAGCCACACGAGGTGCCCTCCCGGAACCCCTTTGAGGAGGAAGAGCTCTCCAGCTCCACGGAGGAGAAGGACACTGGCCTccttcctgctgcagcagcttCCCTCAGCCCTGCAGCCCATGGCCCGAAGGAGTACAATCCTtttgaggaagaggaggacgaGGTCGTGGCAGGGAATCCCTTCACCAGCCCAGATAGCCCGGCTCCCAACCCCTTTGAGGAGGAGGATGGACCTCCCCCGCTGCGGCCGGCAAGCCCTCCTGGCCCCGGCAACCCCTTTGAGGAAGCTGCCGGCCCCAACCCCTTCGATGTGGACAGCGACAGCGGGCCCGAGGCCGAGGAGTGCATagaggaggagctgctgctgcagcagattGACAACATCAAGGCCTACATCTTCGACGCCAAGCAGAGCGGCCGCCTGGACGAGGTGGAGGTCCTGACGCAGAACCTGCGGGAGCTGAGGCGCACGCTGGCCAGGCAGCAGGGCGGCCCCGCCTga
- the RBSN gene encoding rabenosyn-5 isoform X1, which produces MASLDDPGEVREGFLCPLCLKDLQSLSQLQSHYEEEHYGEDRDVRGQIRSLVQKARKAKNKLLKRDGDDRAESGTQGYESFSYGGVDPYMWEPQELGAVRSHLSDFKKHRAARIDHYVVEVNKLIIRLEKLTAFDRVNTESAKIRAIEKSVVPWVNDQDVPFCPDCGNKFSIRNRRHHCRLCGSIMCKKCMELISLPFANKLTSASKDSLSTHTSPNQSPNSVHGSRRGSISSVSSVSSVLDEKDDERIRCCVHCKDTLLKREQQMDEKERTPEIAKLYEKLRLCMEKVDQKAPEYIKMAASLNAGETTYSLEHASDLRVEVQKVYELIDALSKKILTLGLNQDPPPHPNTLRLQRMIRYSATLFVQEKLLGLMSLPTKEQFENLRKKRKQETEMKRLKERQVALESRHKLQERHSSLNSWMANGELAALHGGPAPLRKAEGWLALSGSQGQSEDPDPLLQQIHNITSFITQAQAAGRSDEVRTLQENLRQLQDAYDQQQTEKAIELSRRQAEEEDLQREQLQMLREREWEREQEQVRAASLHVRTRSLDFGELGPFQRESGREPRAGPERALDLGPFLEQSGAAPNTSSPSPAWEPGLGQDFLPPASTAQPHEVPSRNPFEEEELSSSTEEKDTGLLPAAAASLSPAAHGPKEYNPFEEEEDEVVAGNPFTSPDSPAPNPFEEEDGPPPLRPASPPGPGNPFEEAAGPNPFDVDSDSGPEAEECIEEELLLQQIDNIKAYIFDAKQSGRLDEVEVLTQNLRELRRTLARQQGGPA; this is translated from the exons GTCTTGTCCAGAAGGCTAGGAAAGCAAAGAACAAGTTGTTGAAACGAGACGGTGACGATCGAGCAGAATCAGGGACCCAAGGATATGAGTCTTTCAGCTATGGCGGAGTTGATCCTTACATGTGGGAACCCCAGGAGCTTG GTGCTGTGAGAAGCCATCTTTCTGACTTCAAAAAGCACCGAGCTGCCCGAATTGACCACTATGTTGTTGAAGTCAATAAGTTAATAATCAGGCTAGAGAAG CTCACTGCATTTGACAGAGTGAATACTGAGTCTGCAAAAATTCGAG CAATAGAAAAGTCCGTGGTGCCTTGGGTCAATGATCAGGATGTCCCTTTCTGCCCAGACTGTGGGAATAAGTTCAGCATCCGTAACCGCCGCCACCACTGCCGCCTCTGCGGGTCCATCATGTGCAAGAAGTGCATGGAGCTCATCAGCCTCCCCTTTGCAA ACAAGCTCACCAGTGCCAGCAAGGATtccctgagcacccacaccaGTCCCAACCAGTCGCCCAACAGTGTGCACGGCTCCCGCCGGGGCAGCATCAGCAGTGTGAGCAGTGTGAGCTCGGTCCTGGACGAGAAGGATGATGAGCGGATTCGCTGCTGTGTGCACTGCAAGGACACACTGCTCAAGAGGGAGCAGCAGATGGACGAGAAGGAACGCACGCCCGAGATCGCGAAGCTCTACGAG aaattgcGACTTTGCATGGAGAAGGTTGACCAGAAGGCCCCCGAGTACATCAAGATGGCAGCATCGTTAAA tGCTGGGGAGACGACCTATAGCCTGGAGCATGCAAGTGACTTACGAGTGGAGGTGCAGAAAGTGTACGAGCTCATAGATGCTTTAAG TAAGAAGATCTTAACCTTGGGCTTGAACCAGGACCCTCCACCACATCCAAACACCTTGCGGCTGCAGAGGATGATCAGATACTCTGCGACACTTTTTGTGCAG GAAAAGTTGCTTGGTTTAATGTCACTGCCAACCAAAGAGCAGTTTGAGAAcctgaggaagaaaaggaagcaggAGACGGAGATGAAGAGGCTCAAGGAGAGACAG GTTGCCCTTGAGTCCCGGCATAAACTTCAGGAAAGGCACAGCAGCCTGAACTCCTGGATGGCCAACGGAGAGCTGGCTGCTCTCCACGGGGGCCCTGCCCCTCTAAGAAAGGCTGAGGGCTGGCTCGCACTGTCAGGGAGTCAGGGGCAAAGTGAAGACCCCGATCCGCTCCTCCAGCAGATCCATAACATCACGTCATTCATCACGCAGGCGCAGGCTGCCGGCCGCAGCGACGAGGTACGTACGCTGCAGGAGAACCTGCGGCAGCTGCAGGATGCCTATGACCAGCAGCAGACGGAGAAGGCCATCGAACTGTCCCGGAGGCAGGCCGAGGAGGAGGACCTGCAGCGGGAGCAGCTGCAGATGCTCAGGGAGCGCGAGTGGGAGCGGGAGCAGGAGCAGGTCCGGGCCGCGTCCCTGCATGTGCGCACTCGGTCCCTGGACTTTGGAGAGCTTGGGCCTTTCCAGCGGGAGTCTGGCAGAGAGCCTCGCGCCGGCCCGGAGCGTGCTCTGGATCTGGGCCCCTTCTTAGAGCAGAGCGGCGCGGCTCCCAACACCtcttcccccagcccagcctgggagccCGGCCTCGGCCAGGACTTCCTTCCCCCGGCCTCCACAGCGCAGCCACACGAGGTGCCCTCCCGGAACCCCTTTGAGGAGGAAGAGCTCTCCAGCTCCACGGAGGAGAAGGACACTGGCCTccttcctgctgcagcagcttCCCTCAGCCCTGCAGCCCATGGCCCGAAGGAGTACAATCCTtttgaggaagaggaggacgaGGTCGTGGCAGGGAATCCCTTCACCAGCCCAGATAGCCCGGCTCCCAACCCCTTTGAGGAGGAGGATGGACCTCCCCCGCTGCGGCCGGCAAGCCCTCCTGGCCCCGGCAACCCCTTTGAGGAAGCTGCCGGCCCCAACCCCTTCGATGTGGACAGCGACAGCGGGCCCGAGGCCGAGGAGTGCATagaggaggagctgctgctgcagcagattGACAACATCAAGGCCTACATCTTCGACGCCAAGCAGAGCGGCCGCCTGGACGAGGTGGAGGTCCTGACGCAGAACCTGCGGGAGCTGAGGCGCACGCTGGCCAGGCAGCAGGGCGGCCCCGCCTga